In uncultured Bacteroides sp., one genomic interval encodes:
- a CDS encoding PaaI family thioesterase, with protein MKKIINPWNKKEGYNCFGCCKSNESGVKMDFYEDGDEVVSFWKPEPQFQGWTNTLHGGIQAVLMDEICAWAVLRKLQTTGVTTNMQTRYMKSVSTNDSCLTLRASIQEVKRNIVVVEGRLYNEAGELCTKSVCTYFTFSKEKLREEMQFLGCEVENEDVDPLNC; from the coding sequence ATGAAAAAGATAATTAACCCTTGGAATAAAAAAGAAGGATATAATTGTTTTGGGTGTTGCAAGAGCAATGAAAGTGGTGTGAAGATGGATTTCTATGAAGATGGCGATGAAGTTGTCAGCTTCTGGAAACCAGAACCTCAGTTTCAGGGGTGGACTAATACTCTTCATGGTGGTATTCAGGCGGTTTTAATGGACGAAATCTGTGCATGGGCGGTACTTCGTAAACTTCAGACTACCGGCGTTACTACTAATATGCAAACACGGTACATGAAGTCGGTTAGTACAAACGACTCTTGTTTAACCTTACGGGCAAGTATTCAGGAAGTTAAGCGCAACATTGTTGTGGTCGAGGGACGGCTGTACAATGAAGCAGGCGAACTTTGCACAAAGTCAGTTTGCACCTACTTTACTTTTTCTAAGGAGAAACTGCGTGAAGAAATGCAATTTCTGGGCTGTGAAGTGGAAAATGAGGATGTAGATCCATTAAATTGTTAG
- the hisG gene encoding ATP phosphoribosyltransferase yields the protein MLRIAVQSKGRLFEETMALFEESDIKLSSHKRSLLVQSTNFPVEVLYLRDDDIPQAVATGVADLGIVGENEFVEKDEDAEIVKRLGFSKCRLSLAMPKDIEYPGLSWFEGKKIATSYPAILKNFMKANGIKTEIHVINGSVEIAPGIGLADAIFDIVSSGSTLISNRLKEVEVVMKSEALLIGNKEMSSEKKEVLDELLFRMDAVKTAEDKKYVLMNAPKDKLKDIIEVLPGMKSPTVMPLAQEDWCSVHTVLEEKRFWEIIGKLKALGAEGILVLPIEKMII from the coding sequence ATGCTAAGAATTGCCGTACAATCCAAAGGGCGTTTGTTCGAAGAAACAATGGCTCTTTTCGAAGAATCAGACATTAAATTAAGTTCTCACAAGAGATCACTTCTTGTTCAGTCTACTAATTTCCCTGTTGAGGTATTGTACCTTCGTGATGATGATATTCCTCAGGCTGTTGCTACCGGTGTTGCTGACCTGGGTATTGTTGGCGAAAATGAATTTGTAGAGAAGGATGAGGATGCAGAAATCGTTAAGAGATTAGGCTTTAGCAAATGTCGTCTTTCCTTAGCTATGCCTAAAGATATTGAATATCCGGGATTATCATGGTTTGAAGGAAAGAAGATAGCTACTTCTTATCCGGCTATTTTGAAGAACTTTATGAAAGCCAACGGCATTAAAACAGAAATCCATGTAATTAATGGATCTGTGGAAATTGCTCCGGGCATTGGATTGGCAGATGCTATTTTTGATATAGTAAGCTCTGGTTCTACTTTAATAAGTAATCGTCTGAAGGAAGTAGAAGTGGTGATGAAATCGGAAGCTTTACTGATTGGTAATAAGGAAATGTCGTCAGAAAAAAAAGAAGTTCTTGATGAACTTTTGTTCCGCATGGATGCTGTTAAAACTGCTGAAGATAAGAAATATGTGTTGATGAACGCACCAAAAGATAAGTTGAAAGATATTATTGAAGTTCTTCCGGGAATGAAGAGTCCTACTGTTATGCCACTTGCTCAGGAAGACTGGTGTTCTGTGCATACAGTTCTCGAAGAAAAGCGCTTCTGGGAAATTATTGGTAAGCTGAAAGCTCTTGGAGCTGAAGGTATTCTTGTATTACCTATTGAAAAGATGATTATTTAA
- the hisD gene encoding histidinol dehydrogenase — MKIIKYPGKEDWKEILKRPALNTESLNDTVKGILNRVKTEGDKAVLECEATFDKVQLASLTVSADEIKEAESLISDDLKAAIILAKENIETFHSAQRFTGKKVETRPGVVCWQKAVGIEKVGLYVPGGTAPLFSTVLMLATPARIAGCKEIVLCTPPNREGKVHPAILFAANLAGVNKIFKAGGVQAIGAMAYGTESVPKVYKIFGPGNQYVTAAKQLVSLRDVAIDMPAGPSEVEVLADQSANPAFVAADLLSQAEHGIDSQAVLITTSEELIEKVCAEVESQLAQLPRKEIAAKSLDNSKLILVKDMDEAISMTNEYAPEHLIIETANYMEVSEQITNAGSVFLGSLTPESAGDYASGTNHTLPTNGYAKAYSGVSLDSFIRKITFQEITSQGIQTIGPAIEVMAANEQLDAHKNAVTVRLNSLK; from the coding sequence ATGAAAATAATTAAATATCCGGGAAAAGAGGACTGGAAAGAAATTCTGAAACGCCCTGCACTTAATACTGAAAGCTTGAACGATACGGTGAAAGGTATCCTTAATCGTGTAAAGACTGAAGGGGATAAAGCAGTGCTTGAGTGCGAAGCCACTTTTGACAAGGTACAGCTTGCTAGTCTGACTGTGAGCGCTGATGAGATCAAAGAAGCCGAAAGTCTGATAAGTGACGATCTGAAAGCGGCTATCATACTTGCAAAAGAAAATATAGAAACCTTTCACTCGGCACAACGTTTTACCGGAAAAAAAGTTGAAACACGTCCGGGTGTAGTTTGCTGGCAGAAAGCTGTAGGAATTGAGAAAGTGGGATTGTATGTTCCTGGCGGAACAGCCCCTTTGTTCTCAACCGTGCTTATGCTTGCAACTCCAGCACGCATTGCCGGATGCAAGGAAATAGTACTTTGTACCCCTCCAAACCGTGAAGGTAAAGTGCATCCAGCTATTTTGTTTGCCGCTAATCTGGCCGGAGTAAATAAAATATTTAAGGCTGGTGGAGTACAGGCAATCGGAGCTATGGCTTATGGTACGGAATCTGTGCCAAAAGTCTATAAAATATTCGGCCCGGGTAATCAATACGTAACAGCAGCCAAGCAACTAGTTTCTTTGCGTGATGTAGCTATTGATATGCCAGCTGGTCCTTCTGAAGTAGAAGTGCTGGCCGACCAATCAGCCAATCCAGCTTTTGTGGCAGCCGATTTATTATCTCAGGCAGAGCATGGAATTGATAGTCAGGCTGTGTTAATTACTACCTCCGAAGAACTTATTGAGAAAGTTTGTGCCGAAGTAGAATCTCAACTAGCGCAATTACCAAGAAAAGAAATTGCTGCAAAATCATTGGATAACAGCAAGCTGATTTTGGTTAAGGATATGGACGAAGCCATATCAATGACCAATGAATATGCTCCTGAGCACCTGATTATTGAAACTGCTAACTATATGGAAGTCTCTGAACAGATTACAAATGCCGGTTCTGTATTCCTTGGATCACTAACTCCTGAAAGTGCAGGCGATTATGCTTCGGGCACTAACCATACCCTTCCAACCAACGGATATGCAAAAGCATACAGTGGAGTAAGCCTTGATAGCTTTATCCGCAAAATTACTTTCCAGGAAATTACCAGTCAGGGTATTCAAACTATTGGTCCGGCTATTGAAGTAATGGCAGCCAATGAGCAACTCGATGCTCACAAGAATGCGGTGACAGTAAGGCTTAACAGTTTAAAATAA
- the hisC gene encoding histidinol-phosphate transaminase yields MKALKELTRPNIWDLKPYSSARDEYKGAEATVFLDANENPYNNPFNRYPDPLQRDLKELLAPIKGVKSENIFLGNGSDEAIDLVYRAFCEPEKDNVVAIDPTYGMYKVCADVNNVDYRNVLLDENYQFSADKLLAATDERTKLIFLCSPNNPTGNDLLQSELEKVVNEFEGLVILDEAYNDFSDRPSYLSQLDKYPNLIILQTFSKAYGCAAIRLGMAFASKEIIDILNKIKYPYNVNLLTQQQAMNMLKDYSQVESWVKTLIEERAYLEKEFVALACTEKIYPSDANFFLAKVSDAKAIYNYLVAKGIIVRNRTSITLCKDCLRVTVGTREENNQLLETLKQYK; encoded by the coding sequence ATGAAAGCATTAAAAGAATTAACCCGTCCGAATATATGGGATTTGAAACCCTACTCTTCGGCACGCGATGAATATAAAGGAGCAGAAGCAACAGTCTTTCTTGATGCAAATGAAAATCCATATAACAATCCGTTTAACCGTTATCCGGATCCATTGCAAAGAGATTTAAAAGAATTGCTAGCCCCGATAAAAGGAGTAAAGTCTGAAAATATATTTCTTGGAAATGGTAGTGATGAGGCAATAGATCTTGTTTACAGAGCTTTTTGTGAACCTGAAAAAGACAATGTGGTTGCCATCGATCCTACATACGGAATGTATAAGGTTTGTGCAGATGTGAACAATGTAGATTACCGCAATGTATTACTGGATGAAAACTATCAGTTCTCGGCAGATAAGTTGCTGGCAGCTACAGATGAAAGAACCAAACTTATATTTCTTTGTTCACCAAACAATCCAACAGGCAATGACTTGTTGCAAAGTGAACTAGAAAAAGTAGTCAACGAATTTGAAGGCTTGGTTATTCTTGATGAAGCCTATAATGATTTCTCTGACAGACCATCATATCTTTCGCAACTGGATAAATATCCTAACCTGATTATTCTTCAAACATTCTCCAAAGCATACGGTTGTGCAGCCATTCGTTTGGGTATGGCTTTTGCTTCGAAAGAGATTATTGATATTCTTAACAAGATAAAATACCCGTATAATGTGAATTTACTTACTCAGCAACAAGCTATGAATATGCTGAAAGATTATTCTCAGGTAGAGTCTTGGGTAAAAACATTGATTGAAGAGCGGGCTTACCTTGAAAAAGAATTTGTTGCATTGGCTTGTACGGAAAAGATATATCCTTCGGATGCAAATTTCTTCCTGGCTAAGGTATCAGATGCCAAGGCTATTTATAATTATCTCGTAGCAAAAGGCATTATCGTTCGTAATCGTACTTCAATAACGCTTTGCAAAGATTGCTTGCGTGTAACGGTAGGAACCCGCGAGGAAAATAATCAGTTGCTGGAAACATTGAAGCAATATAAATAG
- the hisB gene encoding bifunctional histidinol-phosphatase/imidazoleglycerol-phosphate dehydratase HisB, whose product MKKVLFIDRDGTLVIEPPIDFQLDSLEKLEFYPKVFKNLGFIRSKLDFEFVMVTNQDGLGTDSFPEETFWPAQNKMLKAFENEGITFDDILIDPSMPEENSPNRKPGIGMMGKYLEEGTYDIAGSFVIGDRITDVLLAKNLGCKAIFMQDSTDELKRKGLEDVCALATADWDRVTEFLFAGERTAQVQRTTKETDIFVKLNLDGTGACDISTGLGFFDHMLEQIGKHSGMDLMIKVKGDLEVDEHHTIEDTAIALGDCIYQALGNKRGIERYGYCLPMDDCLCQVALDFGGRPWLVWDAEFNREKIGEMPTEMFLHFFKSLSDAAKMNLNIKAEGQNEHHKIEGIFKALARALKMAVKRDIYHYELPSTKGIL is encoded by the coding sequence ATGAAGAAAGTATTATTTATAGATAGAGACGGTACATTGGTTATTGAACCACCGATTGATTTTCAACTTGATTCTCTCGAGAAATTAGAGTTTTATCCGAAGGTATTTAAGAATCTTGGCTTTATACGCAGCAAGCTTGATTTTGAGTTTGTAATGGTGACTAACCAGGACGGATTAGGTACTGATTCTTTTCCTGAAGAGACATTCTGGCCGGCTCAGAATAAAATGCTGAAAGCCTTTGAGAATGAAGGAATCACTTTCGATGATATTTTGATAGATCCAAGTATGCCCGAAGAAAACAGTCCAAACCGCAAACCCGGAATTGGAATGATGGGCAAATACCTGGAAGAAGGTACTTATGATATTGCAGGAAGTTTTGTGATTGGCGATCGTATTACCGATGTACTGTTGGCAAAGAACCTGGGATGCAAGGCCATCTTTATGCAGGATTCAACAGATGAGCTGAAACGTAAAGGGCTGGAAGATGTTTGCGCATTAGCAACAGCCGACTGGGATCGTGTAACCGAGTTTCTTTTTGCCGGCGAACGTACCGCACAGGTGCAACGTACTACCAAAGAAACAGATATCTTTGTAAAGCTGAACCTCGACGGAACAGGTGCGTGCGATATCTCTACCGGCTTAGGATTTTTTGATCACATGCTCGAGCAGATAGGAAAGCATTCCGGAATGGATTTAATGATCAAAGTAAAAGGTGATCTTGAAGTAGATGAACATCATACTATTGAAGATACAGCTATTGCTTTGGGCGATTGCATTTATCAGGCATTGGGAAACAAGCGCGGTATTGAAAGATACGGTTACTGTCTTCCTATGGACGATTGCTTGTGTCAGGTAGCACTCGACTTTGGAGGCCGCCCCTGGTTGGTTTGGGATGCAGAATTTAATCGTGAAAAGATAGGGGAGATGCCTACCGAGATGTTTCTGCATTTCTTTAAATCATTGAGTGATGCCGCTAAAATGAACCTGAACATCAAAGCTGAAGGGCAGAACGAGCATCATAAAATTGAAGGAATCTTTAAAGCTTTGGCTCGTGCACTGAAAATGGCAGTGAAGAGGGATATATATCATTATGAGTTACCTTCAACAAAAGGAATACTATAA
- a CDS encoding transcriptional repressor codes for MNSEAEKILADKNIKPTAMRILVLKELLLQSDAVSLYDLEQKFDKVERTTLFRTLNTFVENSLIHKIDDGTGAVKYALCEKDCTCELKDLHLHFLCTKCGRTFCLKDIPIPSFQLPDNFVFETANFVIKGVCPHCHK; via the coding sequence ATGAATAGTGAAGCAGAAAAAATATTAGCAGATAAGAATATTAAGCCTACTGCTATGCGTATTTTGGTTCTTAAAGAGTTACTATTACAATCGGATGCAGTTAGTTTATACGATCTTGAGCAAAAGTTTGATAAAGTAGAAAGAACAACGCTGTTTCGTACGCTAAATACTTTTGTTGAAAATAGCTTAATACACAAAATAGATGATGGCACAGGTGCTGTAAAGTATGCTTTATGTGAAAAAGATTGTACCTGCGAACTGAAAGATTTGCATCTTCATTTCTTATGCACAAAATGTGGGCGGACTTTTTGCCTGAAAGATATACCTATCCCTTCTTTTCAGCTTCCCGATAATTTTGTCTTTGAAACGGCTAATTTTGTAATTAAAGGAGTTTGTCCGCATTGCCATAAATAA
- a CDS encoding cation transporter produces the protein MTNSEQNLYQKAWLLSLFTIFYNVIEGLVSMFFGYEDETLALFGFGVDSFIEVMSGIGIAVMILRIKQNPESNKSSFEKTALKITGFAFYILSVGLLAGIVLNLINGHKPETTLWGIIVSSLSILIMIWLMYAKKTIGKKLGSDPIIADSNCTKVCVYMSVVLLLSSLIYELTGFAYADVIGTAGLIYFSLSEGKEAFEKAEGKECCCH, from the coding sequence ATGACAAACTCTGAACAAAATCTCTATCAAAAAGCTTGGTTACTAAGCTTATTTACAATATTCTATAACGTGATTGAAGGGCTGGTTTCCATGTTTTTTGGATACGAAGACGAAACATTAGCGTTATTTGGTTTTGGTGTGGATAGTTTTATAGAAGTAATGTCAGGCATTGGTATAGCTGTTATGATATTGCGCATTAAACAAAATCCGGAAAGCAATAAGAGTTCTTTTGAAAAAACAGCCTTAAAAATTACAGGATTTGCCTTTTATATCTTATCAGTCGGTCTGTTGGCTGGTATTGTTTTGAACCTGATAAATGGACATAAACCAGAGACTACACTATGGGGGATAATAGTGTCTTCCTTATCTATATTGATAATGATATGGCTAATGTATGCCAAAAAGACGATCGGGAAAAAACTAGGCTCAGACCCAATTATTGCTGATAGTAATTGTACAAAGGTGTGTGTATATATGTCGGTTGTTTTGCTTTTATCCAGTTTAATCTATGAATTAACTGGCTTTGCCTATGCCGATGTTATTGGTACTGCAGGTTTAATTTATTTCTCTTTATCCGAGGGGAAAGAAGCTTTTGAGAAAGCAGAAGGAAAGGAATGTTGCTGTCATTGA
- a CDS encoding carbon starvation protein A, protein MNSIVIVIIAALFLVIGYGVYGRFMAYKVLMLNKNNVVPSETLNDGHDYVPTNKVVLMGHHFAAIAGAGPLIGPVLAAQYGFLPGVLWILIGSLFAGAVHDMVILTASVRYKGKSIAEIARDLVGDRLGFITSIAVIAILIVSMAGLGIPVVNALKNSPWGTFTVGFTIPVALFIGIYLKYIRPDKIWEGTIIGVLLVLLGVVLGPMIQNSALGAYLDFDQKQMSLILAIYGFFAAALPVWLLLLPRDYLSTYMKLGVIGALAIGIIIIQPDIKMPAITQFVNGGGPIVPGKVFPFLFITIACGALSGFHSLISSGTTPKLIKNEKDILPIGFGAMLLEAFVAIMALLAATVLPTSDYFAINSLPEVFSKLHMVPVDLPELSSLVGEDLAGRPGGSVSLAVGMTYVFESIPWLRSMMGYWYHFCIMFEALFILTTIDSGTRIGRYLLQDLFRQNSRDISKGRAWFNAIFFSGLITFFWGYLLYTGDISTIWPLFGTANQMLAIIAFAIGTTYLLRSQQNKYVWVTAIPLCFVTVTTLSSALMNIFDNYLPKGLYALSAISGILVILVCLVLIESFVNWRRITRMSNEELTSVEIGLIGEPVVSDDRKYGRN, encoded by the coding sequence ATGAATTCTATTGTAATTGTAATTATTGCCGCATTATTCCTTGTTATAGGCTATGGTGTCTACGGCAGATTCATGGCGTATAAAGTTTTAATGCTGAATAAAAACAATGTTGTTCCTTCGGAAACTCTCAATGATGGGCACGACTATGTGCCAACAAACAAAGTAGTATTAATGGGGCACCATTTTGCAGCAATAGCCGGAGCAGGTCCATTAATTGGTCCGGTACTCGCAGCCCAGTATGGATTTCTTCCCGGTGTTCTATGGATATTGATTGGCTCTTTATTTGCCGGAGCTGTTCACGATATGGTAATTCTTACAGCTTCTGTACGGTATAAAGGAAAGTCAATCGCTGAAATAGCAAGAGATTTAGTTGGCGACAGATTAGGTTTTATAACCTCCATTGCTGTAATCGCTATTTTAATTGTATCAATGGCCGGTTTAGGCATTCCCGTTGTTAATGCCTTGAAAAACTCACCTTGGGGAACATTCACGGTTGGCTTTACAATTCCTGTAGCACTTTTTATTGGTATCTATTTGAAATATATCCGTCCCGATAAAATATGGGAAGGAACAATAATAGGAGTACTTTTGGTTTTGCTGGGAGTGGTTCTTGGTCCGATGATTCAAAATTCAGCTTTAGGTGCTTATCTGGATTTTGATCAAAAGCAGATGTCTTTAATTCTGGCAATTTATGGATTCTTTGCCGCTGCTTTACCCGTTTGGTTATTACTCTTACCCAGAGACTATTTAAGTACTTACATGAAACTTGGTGTTATCGGTGCATTGGCTATTGGTATCATTATTATTCAGCCGGATATTAAAATGCCGGCTATTACACAATTTGTAAATGGAGGTGGTCCGATTGTTCCCGGTAAAGTATTTCCTTTTCTTTTTATAACTATTGCTTGTGGTGCTTTGTCTGGTTTCCATTCACTGATAAGTTCCGGAACAACGCCTAAACTGATTAAAAACGAAAAAGATATATTACCAATCGGTTTTGGTGCAATGCTATTAGAAGCGTTTGTTGCCATCATGGCTTTACTCGCTGCAACAGTTCTACCAACTTCTGATTATTTTGCTATCAATTCCCTGCCCGAAGTCTTTTCTAAACTGCATATGGTTCCTGTTGATTTGCCAGAACTTTCATCTTTAGTAGGAGAGGATTTGGCAGGCAGACCCGGAGGTTCAGTATCTTTGGCTGTTGGTATGACTTATGTATTTGAAAGTATTCCATGGTTAAGATCAATGATGGGGTACTGGTATCATTTCTGCATAATGTTCGAAGCATTGTTTATCCTTACTACTATTGATTCAGGTACAAGAATCGGCCGATATCTGCTTCAGGATTTATTCCGTCAGAACTCAAGAGATATATCAAAAGGGCGTGCATGGTTTAATGCTATTTTCTTTTCCGGACTCATAACTTTCTTCTGGGGATATTTATTATACACCGGTGATATTTCAACAATCTGGCCTCTTTTTGGGACGGCCAATCAGATGCTGGCAATTATTGCATTTGCCATTGGAACAACATACTTACTTCGTTCTCAGCAAAATAAATATGTTTGGGTAACTGCCATTCCTTTGTGCTTTGTTACGGTCACTACTTTATCGTCGGCACTGATGAATATTTTCGATAATTATCTGCCAAAAGGTTTGTATGCACTTTCTGCTATATCCGGTATATTAGTAATTCTGGTTTGTCTGGTGCTTATTGAGAGCTTTGTCAACTGGAGAAGAATAACTCGAATGAGTAACGAAGAACTTACCTCTGTAGAAATTGGACTTATTGGGGAACCGGTTGTTTCTGATGATAGAAAATATGGCAGAAATTAA
- a CDS encoding GIY-YIG nuclease family protein, with protein sequence MTKDNNKGIVYLLTNDCMPGIVKIGMTSRDDMDNRLKELYTTGVPLPFDCVYACKVDCFKELEQALHEAFEPQRINPNREFFSIKPSQAIGILKLFNKGNITAEVVKEMENDIPEDERKKIIRRPSINFFEMGLNEGDLLTYIHDTSKTCIVKTGRKVDFEGQECSLTAITTRLLGSKSVVQPTPHWSFSERNLLDLYEEWQEKLKKESDNDIE encoded by the coding sequence ATGACCAAAGATAATAATAAAGGAATCGTTTACCTATTAACCAACGATTGTATGCCTGGAATAGTAAAAATCGGCATGACTAGTCGTGATGATATGGATAATCGACTAAAAGAGCTATACACAACTGGAGTTCCTCTACCATTTGATTGTGTCTATGCATGCAAAGTAGATTGCTTTAAAGAATTGGAACAAGCCCTCCACGAAGCTTTTGAACCACAACGAATCAACCCCAACCGTGAATTTTTCAGCATCAAGCCATCACAAGCAATAGGTATATTAAAGCTCTTCAATAAAGGAAACATAACCGCAGAAGTAGTGAAAGAGATGGAAAATGATATTCCTGAAGATGAGCGAAAAAAAATAATACGACGTCCATCTATTAACTTCTTTGAAATGGGACTTAATGAGGGAGATCTATTAACATATATTCATGATACATCCAAAACTTGCATTGTTAAGACAGGGCGTAAAGTAGATTTTGAAGGACAGGAATGTTCTCTTACTGCAATAACAACAAGACTATTGGGAAGCAAATCAGTTGTTCAACCTACACCCCATTGGTCTTTCAGCGAACGAAACTTGCTAGACCTCTATGAAGAATGGCAAGAAAAATTAAAAAAAGAATCGGATAATGATATTGAATAA
- a CDS encoding ATP-binding protein, giving the protein MFGKTESITDQSCTPWYFVDYQEKLSDDPRLRWSDRIYPDGTWEANLYQFFYKVYAKLSQTLPVPFMLDGITRIEETSAHIAIREALVNTLVHCSYSEQGNLVIIRERDKIIMRNPGRMLISVEDFYTGSHSLCRNPILQKIFMLLGFGEKAGSGADYIVKGWQDSQWGCPQIEETVQPDTVLLTLNIEEVAKNTPDASSKEQIKQDVEDQNRTSRPKFVPSLSQVCPKLSQVRTTTYRKVWEGTYINA; this is encoded by the coding sequence ATGTTTGGCAAGACAGAAAGTATTACCGATCAATCCTGCACCCCTTGGTACTTTGTAGACTATCAGGAGAAACTGAGCGATGACCCACGTTTACGATGGTCAGATCGTATCTATCCCGACGGAACCTGGGAAGCCAATCTCTACCAGTTCTTCTACAAAGTGTATGCTAAATTATCTCAAACACTACCTGTTCCCTTTATGCTCGATGGCATCACTCGTATAGAAGAAACATCAGCTCATATTGCTATCCGTGAAGCTTTGGTTAATACATTGGTGCATTGCAGTTATTCTGAGCAGGGAAATTTAGTCATAATTCGTGAGCGCGATAAAATCATTATGCGCAATCCTGGCCGAATGCTTATATCTGTAGAAGATTTTTATACGGGTAGTCATAGCCTTTGCCGTAACCCAATACTTCAAAAGATATTCATGCTCTTAGGCTTTGGCGAAAAAGCAGGTAGTGGTGCAGACTATATTGTTAAAGGATGGCAAGACAGTCAATGGGGCTGCCCTCAAATTGAAGAAACTGTTCAGCCTGATACCGTTTTGCTGACACTGAATATTGAGGAAGTTGCTAAAAACACTCCAGATGCTTCTTCAAAAGAACAAATAAAACAGGATGTAGAAGATCAAAACAGAACCAGTCGTCCCAAGTTTGTCCCAAGTTTGTCCCAAGTTTGTCCCAAGCTGTCCCAAGTTAGAACAACAACATATAGAAAAGTCTGGGAAGGTACTTATATCAATGCTTGA
- a CDS encoding ATP-binding protein — MDLKEDIKRLMDGAENAEVEFKSAKGGLPESFWESFSSFANTNGGIIVLGIKEKNGKFIPDGLTSEQITTYKKRFWDCAHNKEKVSATMLTERDVIEGDTDGNKFLAFRIPRASYDIRPVYLTRNPFGNTFKRNHEGDYHCTDNEVREMFADAHHISMPFDNQILPHYSLEDIDRASLKGYRQRFVLRKENHPWNELDDMTFLNKIGAYRVDRETGD; from the coding sequence ATGGATTTGAAAGAAGATATAAAGAGGTTAATGGATGGTGCTGAAAATGCAGAGGTTGAATTTAAGTCTGCTAAAGGTGGATTACCAGAAAGTTTCTGGGAGTCATTCTCTTCGTTTGCTAATACTAATGGTGGTATCATAGTATTGGGTATTAAGGAAAAGAATGGCAAGTTTATTCCCGACGGACTGACCTCGGAACAGATAACGACTTATAAAAAGCGTTTTTGGGATTGTGCTCACAATAAAGAAAAAGTCAGTGCCACTATGCTTACTGAGCGTGACGTGATTGAAGGTGATACGGATGGAAACAAATTTCTAGCTTTCCGCATACCACGAGCATCATATGACATTCGCCCCGTATATCTTACTCGAAATCCGTTCGGAAACACTTTCAAACGCAATCACGAAGGCGACTATCATTGTACAGATAACGAAGTTCGAGAGATGTTCGCCGACGCTCATCATATAAGCATGCCTTTTGATAACCAGATATTACCTCATTATAGCCTAGAGGATATTGACAGGGCCTCGTTGAAGGGCTATCGTCAGCGATTTGTACTTCGCAAAGAAAACCATCCTTGGAATGAATTGGACGATATGACCTTTCTGAATAAAATAGGTGCCTATAGAGTAGATCGAGAAACAGGTGACTAA